The Candidatus Angelobacter sp. DNA window TCCCTTGAATTGCGGAAGCCGGTTCGCGAACCCCTGCCCATGCTGGGTCTGGGCGGAAGCGTGGGCACGGATGGCGAAGGCATCGAAGCGCCGGTTCTGGTTGTAAGCAGTTTCGAGGAACTGCGTCGGCACCAAAGCGACGCGCGTGGCAGGATCGTTGTGTTCAATGCGCCGTTCGTTGATTACGGCCAGACCGTGGCCTACCGCTTGGCCGGCGCCATTGAGGCCGCCAGGGCCGGCGCGGTCGCCAGCCTCACGCGCTCCATCACGCCGTTTTCACTGCGCACGCCGCACACGGGCATGATGACGTATAGCAATGGCGTGCCGGAGATACCACACGCAGCGATCAGCGTTGAAGATGCGGAACAATTGCAACGCTGGCAGAATCGTGGCATGGGCATTGTCGCCCACTTGAAAATGTCGGCGAAATTTCTGGAGGACGCGCGGTCGCGAAATGTGGTCGCAGAAATTGTCGGTCGCGAAAAGCCTGGAGAGATTGTGCTGATCAGTGGTCATCTCGATTCGTGGGACGTTGGCCAGGGCGCGCAAGATGATGGCGGCGGCTGTCTCGCGGCCTGGGAAGCGGTCCGGCTCATGCACAAGTTGGGGTTGCGCCCGCGCAGGACGGTGCGGGTGGTGCTTTGGACCAATGAAGAGAACGGACTGCGCGGCGCGAAGGCCTATGCGGAGAGACATCGCGGCGAGCTTGACGGTCATGTTCTGGCGATTGAGTCCGACAACGGAACATATCCGCCGACCGGATTCGCATTTTCGGGGACCGACCGTGGGATCTCCTTCGTCAGGCGTGTAGGTGCATATCTGGATCCGCTCCACGCCGGAAGCGTCGTGCCCGGGGGCGGGGGAGCAGATGTCGAACAGCTTTCTCCTTCTCGCGTCTCGGTTATGGAGTTGTCGGTCGAAAATTCCAAATACTTCTGGTTCCATCACACAGTCGCCGACACGACGGACAAGGTGAATCCGCACGATCTAGGTCAATGCGCCGCCGCGCTCGCGGTCATGGCTTATATTGTCGCCGACCTG harbors:
- a CDS encoding M20/M25/M40 family metallo-hydrolase, which encodes SLELRKPVREPLPMLGLGGSVGTDGEGIEAPVLVVSSFEELRRHQSDARGRIVVFNAPFVDYGQTVAYRLAGAIEAARAGAVASLTRSITPFSLRTPHTGMMTYSNGVPEIPHAAISVEDAEQLQRWQNRGMGIVAHLKMSAKFLEDARSRNVVAEIVGREKPGEIVLISGHLDSWDVGQGAQDDGGGCLAAWEAVRLMHKLGLRPRRTVRVVLWTNEENGLRGAKAYAERHRGELDGHVLAIESDNGTYPPTGFAFSGTDRGISFVRRVGAYLDPLHAGSVVPGGGGADVEQLSPSRVSVMELSVENSKYFWFHHTVADTTDKVNPHDLGQCAAALAVMAYIVADLPESLPR